From one Dama dama isolate Ldn47 chromosome 4, ASM3311817v1, whole genome shotgun sequence genomic stretch:
- the APLP1 gene encoding amyloid beta precursor like protein 1 isoform X2: protein MGPASPAARGLGPLLRLLPLLLLLLRVQLAEGNLAGGSPSAAEAPGSAQVAGLCGRPTLHRDLRTGRWEPDPQLSRRCLRDPQRVLEYCRQMYPELQIARVEQATQAIPMEQWCGGARGGHCAHPHHQVVPFHCLPGEFVSEALLVPEGCRFLHQERMDQCESSTRRQQEAQEACSSQGLILHGSGMLLPCGADRFRGVEYVCCPPPATTNPSGTAVGDPSTRSWPPGSRVERGDDEEEEESFLQPVDDYFVEPPRADEEEEEEERVPPSSSQTPAGVSKVTPTPRPTDGVDVYFGMPGEISEHEGFLRAKMDLEERRMRQINEVMREWAMADNQSKNLPKADRQALNEHFQSILQTLEEQVSGERQRLVETHATRVIALINDQRRAALEGFLAALQGDPPQPERVLLALRRYLRAEQKEQRHTLRHYQHVAAVDPEKAQQMRFQVQTHLQVIEERMNQTLGLLDQNPRLAQELWPQIQELLHSEHLGLNELEAPAPGGSSEDKSGLQPLDSKDDTPMALPKGSTEQDAASSGKDKMTPLEQYERKVNASVPRGFPFHSSEIQRDELAPAGTGVSREAVSGLLIMGAGGGSLIILSLLLLRRKKPYGAISHGVVEVDPMLTLEEQQLRELQRHGYENPTYRFLEERP from the exons ATGGGGCCCGCCAGCCCCGCCGCTCGTGGTCTGGGCCCGCTGCTGCGGTTGCTGCCACTGTTACTGCTGCTTCTGCGCGTGCAGCTCGCCGAAGGGAACCTGGCCGGTGGGAGCCCCAGCGCGGCCGAG gccccaggGTCTGCCCAGGTGGCTGGACTATGCGGGCGCCCAACCCTTCACCGGGACCTGCGCACCGGCCGCTGGGAACCAGACCCACAGCTCTCACGACGCTGTCTCCGGGACCCGCAGCGCGTGCTGGAGTACTGCAGACAG ATGTACCCGGAGCTGCAGATTGCCCGTGTGGAGCAGGCGACGCAGGCCATCCCCATGGAACAATGGTGCGGGGGTGCCCGGGGTGGCCACtgtgcccacccccaccaccaagtTGTGCCTTTCCACTGCCTGC CCGGTGAATTCGTGAGTGAGGCCCTGCTGGTGCCTGAAGGCTGCCGGTTCTTGCACCAGGAGCGCATGGACCAGTGCGAAAGTTCAACCCGGAGGCAGCAGGAAGCACAGGAA GCCTGCAGCTCCCAGGGCCTCATCCTGCATGGCTCAGGCATGCTTTTGCCCTGTGGCGCAGATCGGTTCCGAGGTGTGGAATATGTCTGCTGCCCACCTCCAGCGACCACCAACCCTTCTGGGACAGCAGTCGG TGATCCCTCCACCCGGTCCTGGCCCCCGGGAAGCAGAGTTGAGAGGGGTGATGACGAGGAAGAGGAGGAATCCTTCCTGCAGCCAGTAGATGATTACTTTGTGGAGCCCCCACGAgctgatgaggaggaggaggaggaggagagagtccCACCCTCAAGCTCCCAGACCCCTGCAGGGGTCAGCAAAG TGACTCCCACCCCGAGGCCCACAGATGGTGTGGACGTGTACTTTGGCATGCCTGGAGAAATCAGTGAGCATGAAGGCTTCCTGAGGGCCAAGATGGACCTGGAGGAGCGCAGGATGCGCCAGATTAATGAG GTGATGCGTGAGTGGGCCATGGCCGACAACCAGTCCAAGAACCTGCCTAAAGCCGACAGACAGGCCCTGAATGAG CACTTCCAGTCCATCCTGCAGACCCTGGAGGAGCAGGTGTCCGGTGAGCGACAGCGCCTGGTGGAGACCCACGCCACCCGAGTCATCGCCCTGATCAATGACCAGCGCCGGGCCGCCTTGGAAGGTTTCCTGGCGGCGCTGCAGGGGGATCCGCCTCAG CCAGAGCGGGTCCTGCTGGCCCTGCGGCGCTACCTGCGAGCTGAGCAGAAGGAGCAGAGGCACACACTGAGGCACTACCAGCATGTGGCTGCCGTGGACCCCGAGAAGGCCCAGCAGATGCGCTTCCAG GTGCAGACCCACCTTCAAGTAATTGAGGAAAGGATGAATCAGACCCTGGGGCTGCTTGACCAGAACCCCCGCctggctcaggagttgtggccccAGATCC AGGAACTCCTCCACTCTGAACACCTGGGCCTCAATGAACTGGAAGCCCCTGCCCCAGGGGGCAGCAGTGAGGACAAGagtgggctacagcccctggaTTCCAAGGATG ACACCCCCATGGCCCTTCCCAAAG GGTCCACAGAACAAGATGCTGCGTCCTCTGGGAAAGACAAGATGACCCCCCTGGAGCAGTATGAACGGAAG GTGAATGCGTCTGTTCCAAGGGGCTTTCCTTTCCACTCATCGGAGATTCAGAGGGATGAGCTG GCCCCAGCTGGCACAGGCGTGTCCCGAGAGGCTGTGTCCGGTCTGTTGATCATGGGAGCCGGCGGGGGCTCCCTCATCatcctctccctgctgctcttGCGCCGGAAGAAGCCCTACGGGGCCATCAGCCACGGAGTGGTGGAG GTGGACCCCATGCTGACCCTGGAGGAGCAGCAGCTCCGCGAACTGCAGCGTCACGGCTATGAGAACCCCACCTACCGCTTCCTGGAGGAACGACCCTGA
- the APLP1 gene encoding amyloid beta precursor like protein 1 isoform X1 translates to MGPASPAARGLGPLLRLLPLLLLLLRVQLAEGNLAGGSPSAAEAPGSAQVAGLCGRPTLHRDLRTGRWEPDPQLSRRCLRDPQRVLEYCRQMYPELQIARVEQATQAIPMEQWCGGARGGHCAHPHHQVVPFHCLPGEFVSEALLVPEGCRFLHQERMDQCESSTRRQQEAQEACSSQGLILHGSGMLLPCGADRFRGVEYVCCPPPATTNPSGTAVGDPSTRSWPPGSRVERGDDEEEEESFLQPVDDYFVEPPRADEEEEEEERVPPSSSQTPAGVSKVTPTPRPTDGVDVYFGMPGEISEHEGFLRAKMDLEERRMRQINEVMREWAMADNQSKNLPKADRQALNEHFQSILQTLEEQVSGERQRLVETHATRVIALINDQRRAALEGFLAALQGDPPQPERVLLALRRYLRAEQKEQRHTLRHYQHVAAVDPEKAQQMRFQVQTHLQVIEERMNQTLGLLDQNPRLAQELWPQIQELLHSEHLGLNELEAPAPGGSSEDKSGLQPLDSKDADTPMALPKGSTEQDAASSGKDKMTPLEQYERKVNASVPRGFPFHSSEIQRDELAPAGTGVSREAVSGLLIMGAGGGSLIILSLLLLRRKKPYGAISHGVVEVDPMLTLEEQQLRELQRHGYENPTYRFLEERP, encoded by the exons ATGGGGCCCGCCAGCCCCGCCGCTCGTGGTCTGGGCCCGCTGCTGCGGTTGCTGCCACTGTTACTGCTGCTTCTGCGCGTGCAGCTCGCCGAAGGGAACCTGGCCGGTGGGAGCCCCAGCGCGGCCGAG gccccaggGTCTGCCCAGGTGGCTGGACTATGCGGGCGCCCAACCCTTCACCGGGACCTGCGCACCGGCCGCTGGGAACCAGACCCACAGCTCTCACGACGCTGTCTCCGGGACCCGCAGCGCGTGCTGGAGTACTGCAGACAG ATGTACCCGGAGCTGCAGATTGCCCGTGTGGAGCAGGCGACGCAGGCCATCCCCATGGAACAATGGTGCGGGGGTGCCCGGGGTGGCCACtgtgcccacccccaccaccaagtTGTGCCTTTCCACTGCCTGC CCGGTGAATTCGTGAGTGAGGCCCTGCTGGTGCCTGAAGGCTGCCGGTTCTTGCACCAGGAGCGCATGGACCAGTGCGAAAGTTCAACCCGGAGGCAGCAGGAAGCACAGGAA GCCTGCAGCTCCCAGGGCCTCATCCTGCATGGCTCAGGCATGCTTTTGCCCTGTGGCGCAGATCGGTTCCGAGGTGTGGAATATGTCTGCTGCCCACCTCCAGCGACCACCAACCCTTCTGGGACAGCAGTCGG TGATCCCTCCACCCGGTCCTGGCCCCCGGGAAGCAGAGTTGAGAGGGGTGATGACGAGGAAGAGGAGGAATCCTTCCTGCAGCCAGTAGATGATTACTTTGTGGAGCCCCCACGAgctgatgaggaggaggaggaggaggagagagtccCACCCTCAAGCTCCCAGACCCCTGCAGGGGTCAGCAAAG TGACTCCCACCCCGAGGCCCACAGATGGTGTGGACGTGTACTTTGGCATGCCTGGAGAAATCAGTGAGCATGAAGGCTTCCTGAGGGCCAAGATGGACCTGGAGGAGCGCAGGATGCGCCAGATTAATGAG GTGATGCGTGAGTGGGCCATGGCCGACAACCAGTCCAAGAACCTGCCTAAAGCCGACAGACAGGCCCTGAATGAG CACTTCCAGTCCATCCTGCAGACCCTGGAGGAGCAGGTGTCCGGTGAGCGACAGCGCCTGGTGGAGACCCACGCCACCCGAGTCATCGCCCTGATCAATGACCAGCGCCGGGCCGCCTTGGAAGGTTTCCTGGCGGCGCTGCAGGGGGATCCGCCTCAG CCAGAGCGGGTCCTGCTGGCCCTGCGGCGCTACCTGCGAGCTGAGCAGAAGGAGCAGAGGCACACACTGAGGCACTACCAGCATGTGGCTGCCGTGGACCCCGAGAAGGCCCAGCAGATGCGCTTCCAG GTGCAGACCCACCTTCAAGTAATTGAGGAAAGGATGAATCAGACCCTGGGGCTGCTTGACCAGAACCCCCGCctggctcaggagttgtggccccAGATCC AGGAACTCCTCCACTCTGAACACCTGGGCCTCAATGAACTGGAAGCCCCTGCCCCAGGGGGCAGCAGTGAGGACAAGagtgggctacagcccctggaTTCCAAGGATG CAGACACCCCCATGGCCCTTCCCAAAG GGTCCACAGAACAAGATGCTGCGTCCTCTGGGAAAGACAAGATGACCCCCCTGGAGCAGTATGAACGGAAG GTGAATGCGTCTGTTCCAAGGGGCTTTCCTTTCCACTCATCGGAGATTCAGAGGGATGAGCTG GCCCCAGCTGGCACAGGCGTGTCCCGAGAGGCTGTGTCCGGTCTGTTGATCATGGGAGCCGGCGGGGGCTCCCTCATCatcctctccctgctgctcttGCGCCGGAAGAAGCCCTACGGGGCCATCAGCCACGGAGTGGTGGAG GTGGACCCCATGCTGACCCTGGAGGAGCAGCAGCTCCGCGAACTGCAGCGTCACGGCTATGAGAACCCCACCTACCGCTTCCTGGAGGAACGACCCTGA
- the NFKBID gene encoding NF-kappa-B inhibitor delta, whose product MEDPLDTRLYADPSLPQAGSWRASGLPSGPPQLPPVVTGPSLDTARAHMLALGPQKLLAQDEEGDTLLHLFAARGLRWAAYAAAEMLQAYRHLDIREHKGKTPLLVAAAANQPLIVEDLLNLGAEPNATDHQGRSVLHVAATYGLPRVLSAVINSGVRVDIEARDFEGLTPLHTAILALNVAMHPPDLYPPVLSTQAQDRLACVKMLLHMGADHTSQEIKSNKTVLHLAVQAANPTLVQLLLALPRGDLRAFVNMKAHGNTALHMAAALPPGPAQEAIVRRLLAAGADPTLRNLENEQPVHLLRPGPGPEGLRQLLKRSRVAPPGLSS is encoded by the exons ATGGAG GACCCCCTGGACACTCGGCTCTATGCAGACCCTTCCCTGCCACAGGCAGGATCCTGGAGGGCTTCTGGGCTCCCCTCAGGACCTCCACAGTTgcctcctgtggtcactggaccATCCCTGGACACTGCCCGTGCTCACATGCTGGCTCTAGGACCCCAAAAGCTGCTGGCGCAGGATGAGGAAGGAGACAC GCTCCTGCACCTGTTTGCGGCTCGGGGGTTGCGCTGGGCAGCATATGCTGCAGCTGAGATGCTCCAAGCGTACAGACATCTGGACATTCGTGAGCATAAGGGCAAG ACCCCTCTTCTGGTGGCTGCTGCTGCCAACCAACCCCTGATTGTGGAGGATCTACTGAACCTGGGAGCGGAACCCAACGCCACTGACCATCAAGGACGTTCTGTCTTACACGTGGCCGCTACGTATGGGCTCCCAAGAGTCCTCTCG GCTGTAATTAACTCAGGGGTTCGGGTTGACATAGAAGCCAGAGACTTTGAGG GCCTCACCCCACTCCACACAGCCATCCTGGCCCTCAACGTGGCTATGCACCCACCTGACCTATATCCCCCAGTACTGAGTACCCAGGCCCAGGACAGGCTGGCTTGTGTCAagatgttgctgcacatgggtgCTGATCACACCAGCCAG GAGATCAAGAGCAACAAGACTGTTCTGCACTTGGCTGTGCAGGCCGCCAACCCAACCCTGGTTCAGCTGCTCCTGGCACTGCCCCGGGGAGACCTGCGGGCCTTTGTCAACATGAAG GCCCATGGGAACACCGCCCTCCACATGGCGGCCGCCCTGCCCCCTGGACCGGCCCAGGAGGCCATTGTGCGGCGCCTGCTGGCAGCTGGAGCGGATCCAACACTGCGCAACCTGGAGAACGAGCAGCCTGTCCACCTGCTACGGCCTGGGCCGGGCCCCGAGGGG CTCCGGCAGCTGTTGAAGAGGAGCCGAGTGGCACCCCCAGGCCTGTCCTCTTAG
- the HCST gene encoding hematopoietic cell signal transducer isoform X1, whose amino-acid sequence MVPPATILFLLLLPVAAAQMTPGSCSGCGPLSLPLLAGLVAADAIVSLLIVVVVFVCARLRSRPPQEDDKIYINMPGRG is encoded by the exons ATGGTCCCGCCAGCCACCATCCTGttcctgcttttgctcccag tggctgcagctCAGATGACCCCAG GTTCCTGTTCCGGATGTGGGCCCCTCTCTCTGCCACTCCTGGCAGGCCTTGTGGCTGCGGATGCTATTGTGTCTCTgctgattgtggtggtggtgtttgtgtgtgcgcGCCTACGCAGCAGGCCCCCCCAAG aagatGACAAAATCTACATCAACATGCCTGGCAGGGGTTGA
- the HCST gene encoding hematopoietic cell signal transducer isoform X2, translating to MVPPATILFLLLLPVAAAQMTPGSCSGCGPLSLPLLAGLVAADAIVSLLIVVVVFVCARLRSRPPQDDKIYINMPGRG from the exons ATGGTCCCGCCAGCCACCATCCTGttcctgcttttgctcccag tggctgcagctCAGATGACCCCAG GTTCCTGTTCCGGATGTGGGCCCCTCTCTCTGCCACTCCTGGCAGGCCTTGTGGCTGCGGATGCTATTGTGTCTCTgctgattgtggtggtggtgtttgtgtgtgcgcGCCTACGCAGCAGGCCCCCCCAAG atGACAAAATCTACATCAACATGCCTGGCAGGGGTTGA